A genomic stretch from Setaria italica strain Yugu1 chromosome VII, Setaria_italica_v2.0, whole genome shotgun sequence includes:
- the LOC101771952 gene encoding probable BOI-related E3 ubiquitin-protein ligase 2, with protein sequence MVMTSLHPDPVPAAVYNHHASTPALALQSPSSPSSCAVVAFAMAVQARHLPHDFPPVGGSLFFDEYAGCVPTAPAGMVTDTTLLSDLPGSELTGNYGFVPRKRARVGVADSRGSFSDLEDQRVALSPPAAMQGLLPLPVAVGDAQSRTMGSGAASTSGRAANGATLSFSHLGGEIDALIRHESERMRAGLEEARRRHARALLAAAARAATGWLRAAEAEVEHALRRNAELEEKARQMAAECQAWMGVARSHEAVGAGLRATLDQLLQSPSCAAALVGDVGEAEDARSCCFEAAPPPAAAARSCRSCGGGEACVLLLPCRHLCLCRACEAGVDACPVCAAAKNASLLVLVS encoded by the exons ATGGTCATGACTTCCCTGCATCCTGACCCTGTCCCTGCAGCCGTATATAACCACCACGCGTCCACGCCCGCACTTGCACTTCAATCCCCTTCCTCGCCTTCCTCGTGTGCGGTCGTTGCGTTTGCCATGGCCGTGCAGGCGAGGCACCTCCCCCACGACTTCCCGCCGGTGGGTGGCTCCCTGTTCTTTGACGAGTACGCCGGGTGCGTGccaacggcgccggcggggatggTGACGGACACGACGCTGCTCAGCGACCTCCCAGGCAGCGAGCTCACCGGCAACTATGGCTTTGTGCCGAGGAAGAGGGCGCGCGTGGGCGTGGCAGACTCGCGAGGCTCTTTCTCGGACTTGGAGGATCAACGCGTGGCTCTGTCCCCGCCCGCGGCGATGCAGGGGCTGCTACCACTGCCGGTGGCGGTCGGGGACGCGCAGAGCAGGACGATGGGCTCCGGCGCGGCGTCCACCAGCGGGAGGGCGGCCAATGGCGCAACCCTCTCGTTTTCCCACCTGGGCGGGGAGATCGACGCGCTCATACGACACGAG AGCGAGAGGATGCGCGCGGGGCTGGAGGAGGCCCGGCGGAGGCACGCCCGGGCGctgctggccgccgcggcgcgggcagCGACGGGGTGGCtgcgcgcggcggaggccgaggtGGAGCACGCACTCCGGCGCAACGCGGAGCTGGAGGAGAAGGCACGGCAGATGGCCGCGGAGTGCCAGGCGTGGATGGGCGTCGCCAGGAGCCACgaggccgtcggcgccggcctccgcgccacccTCGACCAGCTCCTCCAGTCGCCCAGCTGTGCCGCCGCGTTGGTGGGTGATGTCGGCGAGGCCGAGGACGCGCGGTCGTGCTGCTtcgaggcggcgccgccgccggccgcggcggcgcgatcGTGCAggtcgtgcggcggcggcgaggcgtgcGTGCTCCTGCTGCCGTGCCGGCACCTGTGCCTGTGCCGCGCTTGCGAGGCCGGCGTGGACGCGTGCCCCGTCTGCGCGGCCGCCAAGAACGCTTCGCTCCTTGTCCTGGTCTCTTGA